The sequence TCTGGGTTCTGTTTTCCACCCACGCCAGGCTCCTGTAGTCGCCGAACCGCCGCCGTCTTCCCCGCCGGTGAGACGCCCGCGAAGACGTACGTGACGGCAGGATGAGCCTCGAACGTCGCGGCCGCGGTCGCGTCGTCGCCGGTGAGGACGACGACGTCGACGCCGGTCTCGGCCAGCCCCTCGAGCGCGTCGTCCCACGCCGCACGCGGCTCGTCGCCGACGACGACCAGTCCCTCGGCGGTTCCGTCGCGTCCCACGACGACCGGAAGTCGGCCCGACTCGCGGACGCGCTCGAGTCGCTCCGCAAGGGTACTCGAGAGCTCCCATCCCCGGTCACGAAACTCGTCCGGGTGACCGACGAGCACCTGCTGGCCGTCGACGACGCCGGCGACGCCGCGGGCGTTGCTCTCGAAGTCCTCGACGGTGACGGTCGCCCGCGTCTCGTCGTCGACGGCGGCCGCGACGGCCCGTGCTGCGGGATGAGCCGCCCGATCCTCGAGCGCTGCGGCGGCCGCGAACAGGTCGTCGGGGGCGTCGGTCTCGTGGACGACCATCTCGCCGGTCGTGAGGGTGCCGGTCTTGTCGAAGACGACGACGTCGACCTCGCGCAGACGCTCGAAGATCGACTCGTCGAAGACGACGATACCCGACTCCAGCGCCTCGCGGACGTGCTGGGCGACCGTAATCGGCGGGGCAAACGCAAGCGCCCACGGGCTGACGACGACGATCGCGAGCAGGCCGGCCAGCGCAGCGTTGGTCACATCGGCTCCGAGTGCGTAGCTGCCAGCGGCGACGAGCGCACCGGCGGCGAGGACGATCGGCGCGAGGATCGCCGCGACTGCGTCGACCTGCCGACCGACGCCGTGGGTGGCGCTCTGGACGTCCCAGACGGACTCGGTGAGGCGATCGATCCGGCTCGAAGGAGCGTCGCCGACCGCGATAATGGCGGCGTCGCTCCGGACGACGGAGCCGCCGACGAGGTCGTCGCCCGGCTCCTTGGGGACCGGCAGGGACTCGCCCGTGACGACGGTCTCGGCGACCGTACACGAGCCCTCGAGCAGCCACCCGTCGACCGGGATGCGCTCGCCAGCCCGGACGAGCAGGTGGTCGCCGGGCGCTACGTCGTCGACCGGGACCGTCTCGGTGGTTCCGTCGTCGGCGTACCGCCGGGCGTGGGCGACACGTGAGCTAGTGAGGTCCGTCAGTCGGTCGCTGGCGTGACGTTTGACCGCCGATTCGTAGTAGATCGCGGCGACGACGACGGCGGCGACGACGATGGTCACGTCGTAGTAGACGTCCAGTCGCCCGGCGGCGAACGCGAGCGTCCCGTAGGCGAAGGCGGCGACGATTGTCAGTGCGGCCAGGAGGTGGGCGTTGGGTCGGCGAAGCCGGAGGCTGACGTAGGCTCCCCGGAGCAGCGGCATCCCGGCGAGATAGAGGACGGCCCCCGTGACGACGAGGAGGACCGGAACGACGGCCACGCCGCCGAAGTCCTCGAATGTGCTGTAGTGGGCGAGCACCCCCCAGTCGGAAAACGAGGCGAGGTAGACCGGGTAGAAGACCGCCGCGTAGGGGACGAGCAGGAAGCCGCCAAAGACGACTCCGAGGACGTAGCGCAACTCGAGGACGTCCGCGCTGCGGCGTTCCCGGAGGTCCCGGCTGACCTGTTCTCTGGGCGGGGTGGCACTGTCGGGGACGGTCCGGGTGTCGGCCCCGGTTTCGGCTCCGGTCTCACTGTCGGGCTCGTTGACGGCCCTGGTTTCGGCCCCGGCCTGGCTGTCGACACAGGCCCCCGTGGTGGGACTCGAGGCGTCGCCGTCACGACTCGAGTCCCCCTCGGTCGGACCACCGGTCGCCTCGTCCCGGATGTAGGCCGTATAGCCGAGGCGGGTCAGAGCAACCTCGAGGTCCGCCGGCGAGACCAGGTCCGGGTCGTGGTCGACGCGGACCGTCTCGGTGACGTAACTCGCCGAAGCGTCGACGACCCCCTCGAGTGACTCGGCGGCCGACTCGAGGTAGGCCTCGCACGTCGCGGCGTACGTGCCGTCGACCCGGAGATAGGTTCGGACGAGGCCCTCGTGAGCGGGACCGACAGTCTCGTCGCCCGGTTCGCTCTGCAGAACGGTCGCGTCGGCACGCCGGTCAGGAGCGTCCCCGAGTGCGGTCGCGACGTCACGACAGCCACTCGAGCAGTACCCGGACGGGGCCGCCGAATCGTCGGCTGGGCTATCCAGTGGCTCCCCACAACAGGCACACCGCACGGGCGTCGACTCGCTCTCGGTCACTGGTCGAGGAGACGACTCGAGGGCACGATACTATTTGGGTCGAGTGGCGGTGAAAGCCGGAGTCAGCGACGACGGACGGATCGATTCACTCGGCGGCGAGTTCACGCTCTCGGCCGTCGTCTGCCCCCTCGTCGTCGACGATCGCTTCTTTCCAGGTGCCACGGGTGAACCACGCGACGGCGGCGATAGCACCCACGATGTCCCCGAGGACGACGCCAGCCCAGACGCCGGTCGGTCCGAGGTCGAGGACGAAAACGAGGGCCAGCGTCACCGGGACCCGCACGAGCCAGAGGCCGAACACCGAGAAGGCCAGTGCCGTCTTGGTGTTCCCCGCGCCGCGGAACGCCCCGAGGACGACCTGCATCACGCCCATGAAGACGAACCCCACGGCCGCAAACTGCAGGAAGGTTATCCCGTGAGCGATCGTGGCCGCGCGGCCGGCTTCTTCGGCCGTGAGGAACACCGCGACGAACGGCTCCGGGAACGCGAACGCGATCGCGCCGACGACGGCCATGATCGACCCGACGACGCTCGCACCGATCCAGGTCGCCTTTTCCGCCCGGTCCGGCCGCTCGGCACCGAGGTTCTGGCCGACGATAGCGTCCATCGACTGCCCCACGCCCATCGCCGGCAGGAACGCGAGCGAGATCAGCCGACTTCCCAGCCCGTAGGCGGCGACGACCGCCGGCGGGAACGTCACGACGATGGCGATCATCGCGACCATCGCCAGCGCCGTCATCGACTGCTCGAGGGCCGTCGGCGTCCCGATGCGCAAAATCTCTCGCACCCACTCGAGACGCGGCCGCAGGTGTGGAAACTGAACGTCGGGGCCGACGTCCGTGAAGTACAGCAAACCGACGCCGACGACGGTCGCCAGCCCACGCGAGATGACGGTCGCGACGGCCGCGCCGGTGACCTCGAGCCGTGGGAAGGGGCCGACCCCGAAGATGAACAGCGGGTCGATGACGATGTTGAGGACGACACTGCCGAACATCACCCACATCGGAACGCGAGTGGTGCCGTAGCCGCGCATGAGTGCGACGAAGACGTAGAAGCCGAAGACGAACGGCAGGCCGAGAAACAGCACCCGCAGGTAGTCAGCAGCGAGCGGGATGATCACGTCCGCGGTTTCGGGATCGGTCGGGAGGGCCGCGAGCATCGGGTCGGTCGCGAAATAGCCGACGATCCCGAGGACGACGGCGATCAGACCGACGAACGAGAGCGTCTGGCCGGCGACGAGTCCCGTCTTGCCGGTGTCCGCGCCGATATGCTGGGCGACCAGAATTGCACCCGCCGTCGTGAAGCCGCCGCCGACGGCGATCAACAGGAACAACAGCGGAAACGCGAGGCTCACCGCACCGACGGCCTCCGGTGAGAGCGCGCCCAGCCAGAAGGTGTCGCCGACGTTGTAGGCGACCTGCAGCAGCTGGATGGCCACGAGCGGCCAGGCCAGCACGAACATCGGCCGCAGGAGCGACCCCTGGGTCAGGTCACTCGAGGTCGACGCGTCGCCGGAGGGCATATCCCCACAGAGTGGCTCGTCACACTTTACCGCTCGTGAGACCTGATGACACGCACGGTGACAGTCGACGGCGGGCGCGACGGGAACTCGAGTCCGGCACAGAAGAGATACGACTCACCGGTGAGAAGTCGACGGTGAACGTGTCGACTGAACATCCAAATCAGGTGAGAAGACGAGTCGAGATCACGTCGATACTCGCCGCCGCCGGGATGGTGCTCACGGCAGGGTGGCTCCTCGTCCCCGGCGTGATCGCCGCGTGGCCGCCGACTGCCGTCATCGGCTGGTACGCCGCCACCATGATCGTTCCCGGCGCACTCTCGGTCTGGGCGCTCCGTCGCGCGATCACGGACGGCCTCGAGATTCTCCTGCCGATCGATGACGACACGGACTGGAACGACCTCGTCGCCGACGGAGAGTTGGAGGGCCTCGAGGACACCGAGAAAGCGCTTCGAGAGTGGTTCCCAACACTCGTCCTCGGCGTTTTCGGCGCACCGAGCCTCTGGCTGGCCGTGACCGGACTCGCCGCCATCGTCCCGCCCCCAGCATCGAATTCGGTTCCTTACCCATTCGCGATAGCCCTCGCCGGTGGCTGTCTCTGTGCGCTCGTGCTCTTCGAGCGTCGACTCCGGTGACGACCGCTCAGAGTCGGGCCGGGGCTGGCAGGATTGGTCAGGATCGCTCCGACTCGAGGGACTCGAGAGGAGAGCCGCGTTCGACGTCGACGTCTTGCTCGCGCCCTCCTCCGTCGTCGGCGACCCGGGCGTACGAGTCCTGTGGATCGACGGCACACTCCTCACAGTAGACGTTCAACCCGGATTCGGAAACGGCGATCGTGCTTCCGAACACTACCCGGCGCTCCTCGTATCGGCGGTATTCACCACCGGCTGCCGGTCGGCCGCACTCGCCACACGAAGCGCGTGGGTCGTCGACTCGGCCCTTCCGGACCTCGCGTTTCGTGCCGATCGTGTAGACCGGATCGCTCGAGGCCCCGGCGGCCAGCCAGCAAACGATCAGGCCGAGGACGAACAGCGCGACGCCGAGCCACCAGAAGCCGAGCCACGTCGGCAGGATCAGCACGGAGACGAGAATCCAGCACCAGAGCAACGCGAACCCCGCGTGGTCTGCGACCCGGCGGAGGCCGGCGGAAACGCTCGAGTGACGGTCCGGTCCCGACATTCGTGCGGAATGTCGAGTGGTCGACGAATAGCTCTTGGCCTTCTCCGCTCGCCGTCTTCGCCGCCGACCGACGCCCGGGCGACGCTCACCAGTCGTCGGGGGACGCATGGACACGGACAGGACAGTCAGTCCGCGATCGCTTCCTCCGGCTCGGCCTCGAGGGTCACCGGGCTGATCCAGAGGTCGCCGAACAGGTCGTCCTGCGCTAGGGTGAGTCGGCCGCGGTGGGCCAGAAAGAGGAGCGCGAGATAGGTCATCACGCGCGTGCCACCGACCTCGTCGATTTCGGCGTAGAGCACTTCGTCGCGCCCGTTCGCGTAGTGGGTCTCGAGTTCGGCCTCGACGTCGTCGATCACCGCCTCGATGTCCTCCTCGTGAGTGGTGTGGGTGACGTCGTCGCTGGTCGGCTCGTCGTCGACGCGGAACTGGTCTTCGGCGTGGTAGGACAGTTCCTGAACGCCCCGGTCGTACCCGCGCGGCGAGTCACTCGTGTCGTACGTTCGGGACTCCTTCCACCAGCTGTCACGCTCGGCACTCCGGAGTTCACGGACCAGTTCGTCGAGCG is a genomic window of Natrarchaeobaculum aegyptiacum containing:
- a CDS encoding heavy metal translocating P-type ATPase, translating into MTESESTPVRCACCGEPLDSPADDSAAPSGYCSSGCRDVATALGDAPDRRADATVLQSEPGDETVGPAHEGLVRTYLRVDGTYAATCEAYLESAAESLEGVVDASASYVTETVRVDHDPDLVSPADLEVALTRLGYTAYIRDEATGGPTEGDSSRDGDASSPTTGACVDSQAGAETRAVNEPDSETGAETGADTRTVPDSATPPREQVSRDLRERRSADVLELRYVLGVVFGGFLLVPYAAVFYPVYLASFSDWGVLAHYSTFEDFGGVAVVPVLLVVTGAVLYLAGMPLLRGAYVSLRLRRPNAHLLAALTIVAAFAYGTLAFAAGRLDVYYDVTIVVAAVVVAAIYYESAVKRHASDRLTDLTSSRVAHARRYADDGTTETVPVDDVAPGDHLLVRAGERIPVDGWLLEGSCTVAETVVTGESLPVPKEPGDDLVGGSVVRSDAAIIAVGDAPSSRIDRLTESVWDVQSATHGVGRQVDAVAAILAPIVLAAGALVAAGSYALGADVTNAALAGLLAIVVVSPWALAFAPPITVAQHVREALESGIVVFDESIFERLREVDVVVFDKTGTLTTGEMVVHETDAPDDLFAAAAALEDRAAHPAARAVAAAVDDETRATVTVEDFESNARGVAGVVDGQQVLVGHPDEFRDRGWELSSTLAERLERVRESGRLPVVVGRDGTAEGLVVVGDEPRAAWDDALEGLAETGVDVVVLTGDDATAAATFEAHPAVTYVFAGVSPAGKTAAVRRLQEPGVGGKQNPEQAPEPATVAMVGDGTNDGPALAAADLGIALGSGTALASEAADLAILEDDLAGVSRAFRLASAARSRLRRTAALAFTYNVVVIPIALAGVMTPLFATGAAALTAGLVAASASRPLLE
- a CDS encoding MATE family efflux transporter, which produces MPSGDASTSSDLTQGSLLRPMFVLAWPLVAIQLLQVAYNVGDTFWLGALSPEAVGAVSLAFPLLFLLIAVGGGFTTAGAILVAQHIGADTGKTGLVAGQTLSFVGLIAVVLGIVGYFATDPMLAALPTDPETADVIIPLAADYLRVLFLGLPFVFGFYVFVALMRGYGTTRVPMWVMFGSVVLNIVIDPLFIFGVGPFPRLEVTGAAVATVISRGLATVVGVGLLYFTDVGPDVQFPHLRPRLEWVREILRIGTPTALEQSMTALAMVAMIAIVVTFPPAVVAAYGLGSRLISLAFLPAMGVGQSMDAIVGQNLGAERPDRAEKATWIGASVVGSIMAVVGAIAFAFPEPFVAVFLTAEEAGRAATIAHGITFLQFAAVGFVFMGVMQVVLGAFRGAGNTKTALAFSVFGLWLVRVPVTLALVFVLDLGPTGVWAGVVLGDIVGAIAAVAWFTRGTWKEAIVDDEGADDGRERELAAE